In Sordaria macrospora chromosome 5, complete sequence, a single window of DNA contains:
- a CDS encoding mitochondrial 37S ribosomal protein mS23: MGKGRIFQAAKVYQRAADAAATNVVAGLPPRNPPLWLKALESIPPAEINTRPYPIQHSAPNSRVRKPKNLWRPTKIVYPEDELRRDFYRDHPWELARPRMIIELDGKDARHLNWAKGLRQRGMPLSGESVVQRQLWLMENQGMTKQEAYDKARHEFYKLRQLEQMERRIAVEEARMVGGYFGKDLLHVGMELEDQAYENWKKWATAEIARQESARSSAYANVVDNSALEGAEEDELIAQ, encoded by the exons ATGGGCAAGGGGCGCATCTTCCAGGCCGCAAAGGTCTACCAGAGGGCTGCCGATGCTGCGGCCACCAACGTGGTCGCTGGCCTGCCACCACGGAACCCACCACTGTGGCTCAAGGCCCTCGAGTCCATCCCCCCCGCCGAGATCAACACCAGGCCGTATCCCATCCAGCACTCTGCGCCGAACTCGCGAGTGCGCAAGCCAAAGAACCTGTGGAGGCCCACCAAGATCGTCTACCCCGAAGATGAGTTGCGCCGCGACTTCTACCGCGACCACCCTTGGGAGTTGGCCAGGCCTAGGATGATTATCGAGTTGGACGGCAAGGACGCCAGGCATCTTAACTGGGCCAAGGGCCTCAGGCAACGCGGCATGCCTTTGTCCGGCGAGAG TGTCGTTCAGCGTCAGCTCTGGCTCATGGAGAACCAGGGCATGACGAAGCAGGAAGCCTACGACAAGGCGCGCCACGAGTTCTACAAGTTGAGGCAGCTGGAGCAGATGGAGCGCAGGATAGCCGTCGAGGAGGCCCGCATGGTTGGTGGCTACTTCGGCAAGGACCTTCTGCACGTCGGCATGGAGCTCGAAGACCAGGCCTAcgagaactggaagaagtggGCTACGGCCGAGATCGCCCGCCAGGAATCTGCCAGGAGTTCCGCGTACGCCAacgtcgtcgacaactcTGCGCTCGAGggagccgaggaggacgagctgATCGCGCAGTAA